In Zygosaccharomyces rouxii strain CBS732 chromosome D complete sequence, one DNA window encodes the following:
- the TSA2 gene encoding thioredoxin peroxidase TSA2 (highly similar to uniprot|P34760 Saccharomyces cerevisiae YML028W TSA1 and to uniprot|Q04120 Saccharomyces cerevisiae YDR453C TSA2 Thioredoxin- peroxidase) yields MVALVQKPAPYFKKTAVVDGVFEEVSLDQYKGKYVVLAFVPMAFTFVCPTEIVAFSDAYKRFKDLGVEVLFASTDSEYSLLAWTNVEKKDGGLGHVNIPLVSDNNHSLSRDYGVLLEDEGVALRGLFVIDPKGIVRHITINDLPVGRNVEEALRVVEGFQWTDKNGTVLPCNWTPGSATIKPGVKESKEYFSEAHK; encoded by the coding sequence ATGGTCGCCCTAGTTCAAAAGCCAGCTCCATACTTCAAGAAGACCGCCGTCGTTGATGGTGTCTTTGAAGAAGTCTCCTTGGATCAATACAAGGGTAAGTACGTCGTTTTGGCTTTCGTCCCAATGGCTTTCACTTTCGTTTGCCCAACTGAAATTGTTGCCTTCTCTGACGCTTACAAGAGATTCAAGGACTTGGGTGTTGAAGTTCTATTCGCTTCTACTGACTCTGAATACTCTTTGCTAGCATGGACCAAcgttgaaaagaaagacgGTGGTTTGGGTCATGTTAACATCCCATTGGTTTCCGACAACAACCACTCTTTGTCTAGAGACTACGGTGTCTTGTTGGAAGACGAAGGTGTTGCTCTAAGAGGTTTGTTCGTTATCGACCCTAAGGGTATTGTTAGACACATTACTATCAACGACTTGCCAGTTGGTAGAAACGTCGAAGAAGCATTGAGAGTTGTCGAAGGTTTCCAATGGACTGACAAGAACGGTACCGTTTTGCCATGTAACTGGACCCCAGGTTCCGCTACCATCAAGCCAGGTGTCAAGGAATCCAAGGAATACTTCTCTGAAGCTCACAAATAA